A portion of the Oncorhynchus clarkii lewisi isolate Uvic-CL-2024 chromosome 27, UVic_Ocla_1.0, whole genome shotgun sequence genome contains these proteins:
- the LOC139385635 gene encoding carbonic anhydrase 4-like translates to MNLLISFFFATIVNIQGADWCYQSQVTCGGNCTGPDGWATVAGTCDGRAQSPINIVTRRTLPDGRLKPFTFTGYQEAFHGFITNNGHTVQVDLPATAKVQGGDLAVPYKAVQLHLHWGKDGGPGSEHTIDGERYPMELHIVNIKEEYNSLAEALKDTAGVGVLGFFYEESRSSNKKYDAIVNALNTIKHPSSNTTLSEVSLDMLIPSRSKMTSYFRYNGSLTTPACVESVVWTMFENTISLSRQQLAAFSQLQFADGKPMVGTYRPVQLLNGRQVYRSGSQVVLVSTLLLITSVISAIGLPLPN, encoded by the exons ATGAATTTACTTATTTCATTTTTCTTTGCCACCATTGTGAATATTCAAGGGGCAG ATTGGTGCTACCAGTCCCAGGTTACATGCGGTGGCAACTGCACAG GACCTGATGGTTGGGCAACGGTTGCTGGGACATGTGACGGAAGAGCCCAGTCTCCAATTAACATTGTGACGAGAAGAACCCTACCAGACGGACGCCTTAAACCATTCACATTCACTGGGTACCAAGAGGCCTTCCACGGTTTCATCACAAACAATGGTCACACTG TTCAAGTGGACCTGCCTGCCACAGCGAAGGTTCAGGGTGGAGATCTGGCGGTGCCATACAAGGCAGTACAGCTCCACCTGCACTGGGGCAAGGATGGAGGCCCTGGATCAGAGCACACTATTGATGGAGAACGATATCCCATGGAG CTGCATATTGTTAATATAAAAGAGGAATACAACTCTTTGGCTGAAGCTCTGAAAGACACTGCAGGGGTTGGAGTTCTTGGATTCTTTTATGAG GAATCAAGAAGCTCCAACAAAAAATATGACGCCATTGTAAATGCTCTGAACACTATCAAACATCCCA GCTCAAACACTACCCTTAGTGAAGTGTCCCTGGACATGCTCATCCCCTCTCGGAGTAAGATGACCAGCTACTTCCGCTACAATGGCTCTCTCACCACACCCGCCTGTGTAGAATCTGTCGTCTGGACAATGTTCGAAAATACCATTTCTCTCAGCAGGCAACAG CTTGCTGCATTTTCTCAGCTTCAGTTTGCTGATGGAAAGCCTATGGTGGGAACCTATCGCCCAGTCCAGCTATTGAATGGTCGCCAGGTGTATCGCTCTGGAAGTCAAGTTGTCTTAGTCAGCACTCTGCTACTCATCACCTCTGTGATATCAGCCATTGGACTCCCACTGCCCAACTAA
- the LOC139385637 gene encoding dehydrogenase/reductase SDR family member 11-like: MDRWKGRVALVTGASVGIGAAICKALVQHGMKVVGCARNVEKIEKLAAECQSAGHSGTLVPYKCDLSNEEEILSMFSAIKTLHQGVDVCINNAGLAHSESLLNGKTDGWRTMIDLNVIALSICTREAYQSMKERKVDDGHIININSMSGHRVVFSADTHFYSATKYAVTALTEGLRQELREAKTHIRATCISPGIVETEFAFRLHSLHPEKAAATYNSMKCLEAVDIASAVTYVLGTPPHVHIGDVQMRPVEQVS; this comes from the exons ATGGATCGCTGGAAAGGTAGAGTGGCGCTTGTTACCGGGGCTTCTGTTGGAATCGGAGCGGCGATTTGCAAGGCTCTTGTCCAGCACGGCATGAAGGTTGTCGGCTGTGCCAGGAACGTCGAGAAAATAGAG AAACTGGCAGCAGAGTGTCAGAGCGCTGGGCACAGTGGCACCCTTGTTCCCTACAAATGTGACCTTTCAAATGAAGAGGAGATCCTTTCCATGTTCTCTGCCATCAAGACTCTCCATCAGGGAGTGGATGTGTGCATCAACAATGCTGGCCTGGCCCATTCAGAGTCACTGTTGAATGGCAAAACCGATGGCTGGAGGACAATGATTGAT CTGAACGTCATTGCATTGTCTATCTGCACACGAGAGGCATACCAGTCTATGAAGGAGAGGAAGGTGGATGATGGACATATCATCAACATAAACAG TATGAGTGGACATCGTGTAGTTTTCAGTGCTGATACACACTTCTATAGTGCCACCAAGTATGCTGTGACTGCCCTGACCGAAGGGTTGCGTCAAGAGCTGCGAGAGGCTAAAACCCACATTCGAGCCACG TGTATATCTCCTGGTATAGTGGAAACAGAATTTGCTTTCCGACTTCACAGCCTCCATCCAGAGAAGGCTGCTGCTACCTACAACAGTATGAAG TGTTTGGAAGCAGTCGACATTGCCAGTGCTGTAACGTATGTCTTAGGCACACCGCCACATGTTCAC ATTGGAGATGTTCAAATGCGACCTGTGGAGCAAGTGTCATAG